From one Lotus japonicus ecotype B-129 chromosome 3, LjGifu_v1.2 genomic stretch:
- the LOC130747302 gene encoding transcription factor MYB46-like, which produces MRKPEPKNNNSNMTKLRKGLWSPEEDDKLMNYMLNSGQGCWSDVARNAGLQRCGKSCRLRWINYLRPDLKRGAFSPQEEELIIHLHSLLGNRWSQIAARLPGRTDNEIKNFWNSTIKKRLKNLPSPNASESSCEPNKKDHNNNGGFSFNSTQQDVDFIMPMFMTSSPSPTTTQATVLNTIIERLPMLEHGIMNMPASGAGGFFNAPPRFLQSEIDNDHNNIKGLYLENGVFEGVPPLESVIRTTTTSDHDLKVENKGDTNYSCYFDDINNIVNNCYISNNNKRPHENRGGVQEDLCPEELTMGEWDLEDLMKDVASFPFLDFSS; this is translated from the exons ATGAGGAAGCCTGAGCCAAAAAACAACAACTCCAATATGACGAAGCTTAGAAAGGGGTTGTGGTCACCAGAGGAAGATGACAAGCTCATGAACTACATGTTAAACTCTGGACAAGGTTGTTGGAGCGATGTGGCCAGAAATGCTGGTTTGCAGAGATGTGGGAAAAGTTGTCGGCTTCGATGGATCAATTACTTGAGGCCTGATCTTAAACGAGGTGCTTTTTCGCCTCAAGAAGAGGAACTCATCATCCATTTGCATTCCCTTCTTGGAAACAg ATGGTCTCAAATTGCGGCACGCTTACCTGGGAGAACTGACAATGAGATTAAGAACTTTTGGAATTCCACAATAAAAAAAAGACTCAAGAACTTGCCTTCACCAAACGCAAGTGAGTCCTCATGTGAGCCTAACAAGAAAGACCATAACAACAATGGAGGTTTCAGTTTCAATTCCACACAGCAAGATGTTGATTTTATTATGCCTATGTTCATGACTTCATCTccatcaccaacaacaacacaaGCCACGGTTCTCAACACCATAATTGAGAGGTTGCCTATGCTAGAGCATGGAATTATGAACATGCCAGCTTCCGGTGCCGGTGGATTCTTCAACGCGCCACCACGCTTCTTACAAAGTGAAATTGACAACGACCACAACAACATCAAAGGTCTTTATTTGGAAAACGGAGTCTTTGAAGGGGTTCCTCCTCTGGAGAGTGTAATTAGGACTACTACTACTTCTGACCATGACCTAAAAGTGGAGAATAAGGGAGATACTAACTATAGTTGTTACTTTGATGACATAAACAACATCGTTAACAATTGCTACATTAGCAACAATAATAAGAGACCTCATGAAAATAGAGGTGGGGTGCAGGAGGATTTGTGCCCAGAAGAGTTAACCATGGGTGAGTGGGACTTGGAGGATTTGATGAAAGATGTTGCGTCCTTTCCCTTTCTTGATTTTTCAAGCTGA